From the Polynucleobacter sp. MWH-UH35A genome, one window contains:
- the murB gene encoding UDP-N-acetylmuramate dehydrogenase — protein MTRAPNASTPTKLTPNLGLKHRNTFGFDAVAEFAYEINSPEQIPAVMSEITSHKQKWRVLGGGSNVILPANLPGVTLLMNIIGQEIISSNSSSTLLAVGGGVNWHELVTWTLENDLPGLENLALIPGTVGAAPIQNIGAYGVEVSDYIDSIEAFDAKEQAFVTLQNEACRFAYRDSYFKQNPHRFIVTKVVFKLPKTWKARIHYADLAKQFSENSNPSPEDMFLAVCKIRTQKLPDPKVIGNAGSFFQNPVVPNEQYKTLIKTYPGLASYPDLPGKRKLAAGWLIDQCGFKGQRMGSVGVYENQALVLVNHGGGTAQDILGLAKCIQDKVHDKFGVSLQIEPNIF, from the coding sequence ATGACTCGCGCCCCAAATGCGTCCACTCCCACCAAGTTAACCCCTAATTTAGGGCTTAAACATCGCAATACGTTTGGCTTTGATGCTGTGGCCGAATTCGCCTATGAAATTAACTCCCCCGAGCAAATTCCAGCGGTCATGTCCGAAATTACCTCCCATAAACAGAAGTGGAGAGTATTGGGTGGCGGCAGCAATGTGATCCTCCCCGCTAATCTGCCAGGAGTCACTCTGCTCATGAATATCATTGGGCAAGAAATTATCTCCAGTAATTCTAGCTCAACCCTTTTAGCAGTGGGTGGCGGTGTGAATTGGCATGAACTCGTTACCTGGACACTCGAAAATGATTTGCCCGGTTTAGAAAACTTAGCACTCATCCCTGGGACGGTTGGGGCAGCACCCATTCAAAACATCGGCGCCTATGGTGTAGAGGTTTCAGATTACATAGACAGCATCGAAGCATTTGATGCCAAAGAGCAAGCCTTTGTCACCCTCCAAAATGAGGCATGCCGCTTTGCTTATCGCGATAGCTACTTCAAACAAAATCCCCACCGCTTTATCGTGACAAAGGTCGTTTTTAAACTTCCCAAGACTTGGAAAGCGCGCATTCACTACGCTGATCTTGCAAAGCAATTTTCTGAGAACTCTAACCCGAGTCCAGAAGACATGTTTCTGGCGGTTTGTAAAATTCGTACCCAGAAACTTCCCGATCCAAAGGTTATTGGTAATGCTGGGAGCTTCTTTCAAAACCCAGTTGTTCCAAACGAACAATATAAGACTCTTATCAAAACTTACCCAGGCCTAGCCTCATATCCAGACTTACCTGGTAAACGTAAACTAGCGGCAGGCTGGCTGATAGATCAATGTGGCTTTAAAGGTCAACGCATGGGTTCAGTTGGTGTTTATGAAAATCAAGCCTTGGTACTAGTAAATCATGGCGGCGGCACAGCTCAAGATATTCTAGGCCTTGCAAAATGCATTCAAGATAAAGTGCATGACAAATTTGGTGTTAGTTTGCAGATAGAGCCCAATATTTTTTAA
- a CDS encoding YajQ family cyclic di-GMP-binding protein — protein sequence MPSFDVVCEPDMVELKNAIEQSNKEISNRFDFKGSDSRVEQKDEVLILFGDDDFKLGQVRDVLVGKMAKRNVDVRYLKDDKTETIGGDKRKQTMKIQKGITSELAKKVVRIIKDSKLKVQASIQGDAVRVTGAKRDDLQETMALLKKEVTEAPLGFNNFRD from the coding sequence ATGCCATCATTTGACGTTGTGTGTGAGCCGGACATGGTTGAGCTCAAAAATGCGATTGAGCAATCCAATAAAGAAATCAGCAATCGATTCGACTTTAAGGGCTCTGATAGCCGTGTAGAGCAAAAAGATGAAGTGCTTATTTTGTTTGGTGACGATGACTTTAAATTAGGTCAGGTCCGTGATGTTCTCGTTGGCAAAATGGCCAAGCGCAATGTGGATGTGCGTTATCTCAAGGATGACAAAACCGAAACCATCGGTGGTGATAAGCGCAAGCAAACGATGAAGATCCAAAAGGGCATTACATCTGAGTTGGCTAAAAAAGTGGTGCGCATCATCAAAGACAGCAAGCTCAAAGTGCAGGCAAGCATTCAGGGTGATGCAGTGCGTGTTACTGGTGCCAAGCGCGATGACTTGCAAGAAACGATGGCCTTACTTAAAAAAGAAGTAACAGAAGCGCCATTGGGCTTTAATAATTTCCGTGACTAG
- a CDS encoding BrnT family toxin translates to MIDFQRITGFQLDAGNAYKSREKHDVTQGEAEEIFFNQPLMVSSDEKHSQGEQRYLALGVTSVGEFLSAVFTLRKNATLIRVVSARPMSKKERAFYEKA, encoded by the coding sequence ATGATAGATTTTCAACGAATTACTGGATTCCAGTTGGATGCTGGAAATGCTTACAAGAGCCGAGAGAAGCATGATGTAACTCAGGGTGAGGCTGAGGAAATTTTCTTTAACCAACCTCTAATGGTTTCTAGTGATGAAAAGCATAGCCAAGGCGAGCAGCGTTATTTGGCCTTAGGTGTTACTTCGGTTGGTGAATTTTTGTCGGCAGTTTTTACCTTGCGAAAGAATGCCACCCTAATTAGGGTGGTTTCTGCGAGACCAATGAGTAAGAAAGAGAGGGCGTTTTATGAAAAAGCCTAG
- a CDS encoding BrnA antitoxin family protein: protein MKKPSKTLPKFKNEKEERAFWEKNDSSEYFDLTKAVRVTMPNLKPTTTSISLRLSQSILENIKLQANKLDVPYQSLMKIWLAEKLEEAAK, encoded by the coding sequence ATGAAAAAGCCTAGCAAAACACTTCCTAAATTCAAGAACGAAAAAGAAGAGCGTGCATTCTGGGAAAAGAATGATTCTTCAGAATATTTTGATTTAACAAAGGCTGTGCGAGTCACGATGCCGAATCTAAAGCCAACAACCACTTCAATATCGCTTCGCTTGTCCCAAAGTATTCTAGAAAATATTAAGTTGCAAGCAAACAAGCTTGATGTGCCGTATCAATCTTTAATGAAGATATGGCTTGCGGAAAAGCTGGAAGAAGCTGCTAAATAG
- the xerD gene encoding site-specific tyrosine recombinase XerD, protein MPISEHSQNKIAPASQDAIERFCDACWLEDGLAQNSLSAYRRDLLLLAQWLYKDSGIDLYGVTEKDLTAYIAYRRADKATTANRRLTVFKRFYRHALRINLVKSDPCIGLRAAKQALRFPKTLSEDQVTALLHAPDIETPLGLRDRTMLELMYASGLRVSEIVSLKTVALGLNEGVVRVINGKGGKERLVPFGGEAGQWLRRYLAEARTPLLEGKTTDAVFVGRHTGTGLTRQAFWALIKRYATLANIPVALSPHTLRHAFATHLLNHGADLRVVQLLLGHADISTTQIYTHVARERLKSIHQQHHPRGS, encoded by the coding sequence ATGCCAATCTCTGAACATAGTCAAAATAAAATAGCTCCAGCAAGCCAGGATGCAATTGAGCGCTTCTGCGATGCTTGCTGGCTCGAGGACGGGTTAGCTCAAAATAGCTTATCTGCATACCGAAGAGATTTATTGTTATTGGCCCAGTGGCTATATAAAGACTCTGGTATCGACCTATATGGTGTTACTGAAAAAGATCTCACCGCCTACATAGCGTATCGCCGTGCTGATAAAGCTACTACCGCAAATAGACGCTTGACCGTCTTTAAGCGTTTCTATCGTCACGCACTTCGTATTAATTTAGTGAAGAGCGATCCTTGTATTGGATTGCGCGCTGCTAAACAAGCGCTACGTTTTCCTAAAACGCTTAGTGAGGATCAGGTTACTGCATTGCTTCATGCGCCTGATATTGAAACCCCATTGGGATTGCGTGATCGCACTATGTTGGAATTAATGTACGCCAGTGGTTTGCGCGTTTCGGAAATCGTTTCATTAAAAACAGTGGCATTGGGTTTAAATGAAGGTGTAGTGCGTGTGATTAACGGTAAGGGTGGTAAAGAGCGCTTGGTGCCGTTTGGTGGTGAAGCTGGCCAATGGTTAAGGCGCTACTTGGCAGAGGCGCGCACCCCATTATTGGAGGGTAAAACAACGGATGCCGTATTTGTAGGACGCCACACCGGCACTGGTTTAACTAGACAAGCATTTTGGGCATTGATTAAGCGCTATGCAACGTTGGCCAATATTCCGGTGGCTTTATCACCCCACACCTTACGTCATGCTTTTGCTACCCATTTGCTAAACCATGGCGCTGATTTAAGGGTCGTACAGCTTCTTTTAGGCCATGCGGATATCTCTACTACCCAGATCTATACCCATGTGGCTAGAGAAAGACTTAAATCCATACATCAGCAACACCATCCAAGGGGTTCATAA
- the plsY gene encoding glycerol-3-phosphate 1-O-acyltransferase PlsY — MKLTLDLLLIPIAYLIGSISFAVVVSKCMRLPDPHSYGSGNPGATNVLRTGNKLAAVLTLIGDALKGYFAVMLARVLLGDESLTSTMNSWLLCGVVLAVFLGHLFPIFHGFKGGKGVATACGILFGINWVLGFATLSTWIIVAMFMRYSSLAALAAAIFGPIYFVFLFGLQPMGLALLVVCVLLIWRHRSNIQNLLNGKESRIGSKKTST, encoded by the coding sequence ATGAAATTGACCCTTGATCTCTTGCTTATCCCGATTGCCTATTTAATCGGCTCTATTTCATTTGCGGTAGTGGTAAGTAAGTGCATGCGCTTGCCTGACCCTCACTCTTATGGTTCTGGAAATCCGGGCGCAACCAATGTATTGCGAACTGGCAATAAGTTGGCTGCCGTCTTAACGCTGATCGGCGATGCCTTAAAGGGTTACTTTGCGGTCATGCTGGCGCGAGTATTGCTGGGAGATGAATCTCTGACCTCGACGATGAACTCGTGGCTTTTGTGCGGTGTGGTGCTCGCCGTATTTTTGGGCCATCTTTTCCCAATATTCCATGGCTTTAAAGGTGGTAAAGGCGTTGCCACTGCCTGCGGTATTTTGTTTGGCATAAATTGGGTCTTGGGATTTGCTACGCTGAGTACCTGGATTATTGTGGCGATGTTTATGCGCTACTCTTCTTTGGCGGCGTTGGCAGCAGCAATCTTTGGCCCCATCTATTTTGTTTTCTTATTCGGCTTACAGCCAATGGGCTTAGCCCTGTTAGTTGTTTGTGTATTACTCATCTGGCGCCATAGAAGCAACATCCAGAATTTACTCAATGGCAAGGAGAGTCGTATTGGCTCCAAAAAGACCTCAACATAA
- a CDS encoding MAPEG family protein — translation MTIAYACILFMGLLPYVAAGIAKKGFEGYDNAMPRQWLAKQTGFRARANAAQANLFESLPLFFAAVIIASIANAPQDRIDLLAMGFVLARIAYLICYVANWPTTRSIVWLFGIICVVALFFQI, via the coding sequence ATGACTATTGCTTATGCTTGCATTCTTTTTATGGGTCTCTTGCCTTATGTGGCAGCCGGCATCGCTAAAAAAGGTTTTGAAGGCTATGACAATGCCATGCCTAGACAGTGGCTGGCAAAGCAAACAGGATTTAGAGCTAGAGCTAATGCAGCCCAAGCCAATCTATTTGAATCCTTGCCGCTCTTCTTTGCGGCAGTAATCATTGCCTCAATTGCCAATGCCCCGCAAGACAGAATTGATCTGCTGGCGATGGGATTTGTACTGGCGCGTATTGCCTATCTTATTTGCTATGTTGCTAATTGGCCAACGACTAGATCAATCGTCTGGTTGTTTGGGATCATTTGTGTAGTGGCATTATTTTTCCAGATCTAA
- a CDS encoding GTP cyclohydrolase I: MPAKKPAVTKKPLALKKPSTKTATKKVTVSKNASTKEGVGLPLSVVIRRRIEAQNARFHANDNISAFIKPGELEGLVEEVAQKMQAVLESLVIDTENDHNTQNTSRRVAKMYVQEVFNGRYVEQPVLTKFPNVSRLNELMIIGPITVRSACSHHLCPIMGRIWIGVLPSKESALIGLSKYSRLTEWVMCRPQIQEEAVVELADMLEKKIKPIGVAVVMDADHFCMQWRGVKDRDSKMINSVMRGAFLKDSNLRREFLALIDRK, encoded by the coding sequence ATGCCAGCCAAAAAACCAGCGGTAACTAAAAAGCCCCTAGCTTTAAAAAAACCATCTACTAAGACGGCAACTAAAAAAGTAACAGTTTCCAAAAATGCATCTACAAAAGAGGGTGTTGGATTGCCATTGTCGGTGGTGATTCGTCGCCGTATTGAGGCGCAGAATGCACGCTTTCATGCAAATGACAATATCTCTGCATTTATTAAGCCTGGAGAGTTAGAGGGTTTGGTTGAGGAGGTTGCCCAGAAGATGCAGGCTGTCTTAGAGAGTCTGGTTATCGATACTGAAAATGACCATAACACTCAAAATACGAGTCGTCGTGTAGCAAAAATGTATGTACAAGAGGTCTTTAATGGCCGCTATGTTGAACAACCAGTCCTAACGAAATTCCCCAATGTGAGCCGCTTAAATGAGTTAATGATCATTGGGCCTATTACAGTACGTAGCGCCTGTTCTCATCATTTGTGCCCCATCATGGGCCGCATTTGGATTGGTGTGTTGCCTAGTAAAGAATCTGCCTTAATTGGACTTTCAAAATATTCACGCTTAACTGAATGGGTCATGTGCCGCCCGCAAATTCAGGAAGAGGCGGTTGTGGAGTTGGCAGACATGCTTGAGAAAAAGATTAAGCCAATTGGTGTTGCAGTGGTTATGGATGCTGATCACTTCTGTATGCAATGGCGTGGTGTTAAAGATCGTGATTCCAAGATGATTAACAGCGTCATGCGTGGAGCGTTCTTGAAAGACTCTAACTTGCGTAGAGAGTTCTTGGCCTTAATTGATCGCAAGTAA